The Chloroflexus aggregans DSM 9485 genome segment AGCGCCTCTCGCGCGATGATAACGGCTGCGGTGAGTACGATACCGGCTAAACCGCCAATAGCGGTGGAAAGTATCGTTGGTCTGAGACGCGATATGCGATAGGCTATGGGGTTATCGCTTATTGGTCGGAGCGAACTAGATGGTGCAATCGCTTTCAGATCCTTCAACCGCTGTTGTAAACTGACGAGTTGTGCATATGCTTGATCTCGCTCATTGACTAAATCTCGTTGGCGTGCGTTCAGTTGCTCTACTCGTACCTGTACTGCAGTTAGTTGCGTAATAAGGTCTTGCAATGTTGATACATCAGTTTCTGCTCGTAATTGATCAATTCTGTTTGAAACAGATTGGTATTCGCGTTCTAAAGACGTTATCAATCGATTAAGATCCTCAACGCTCACTTCAGCCGAAGTTACAACTGAACTATCCAGTTGTAAAATCGGTTGATTGCCACGTGTACTTAGGTTGCGAATACGGAGTAGTAAGGCTGCCGTTGCGTCGGCTATATTATTACCTTGCTCAGTTGTCAAGCGATCACGCAGAAGACGTGCATCGCGGAGAATGAGTTCAATCTCGTTCTGTCGTGCTAGGTACTCATTTAAACGGGCAAACGGTACCGATCGGGCACTTTCGATTAGGTCGTTCAGTCGCCTTACTTCCTGGTTGCCGACGATGAGTGCATCGGAAGCAAGAAACGACTCAAGATTCGCTTGTGCTTGTTGGTAGCGCGCCCTCGCTTCGGCGAGTTGTTGTTCTGTGATAGCAATTGCCGGTTGATCTTTGATATATAGTTCAGTTACTAACATTACGACTTGCTTTGTCCATAAAGCAGCGAGTCGTTCTGCATCAGTTTGTGTATTTGTCGTAACGATGATCTGCATATTGTTGCCATTTATCGCAACCTTGATCTGACCTGTGAGCATGCCGAGTTCATAATTGACCGGTAATGCATTCTGCTCGCGCAGCAATTCCGCTACCTGCTGTTCTATGGCAAGATCAGTGGCAAGCGCTTCTAATGCAGCCATTTGGTCTTCTGAAATTGAACCCACAATCCATAGACTTTGACGAGCTTCGTATTGTGGGCTGCTGGTTAAAAATCGAACTAACCCGCTTCCCAAGCCTACAAGTACACCCGCCAATATGATTACATACCAGCTACGTAACAACGCTAGTATGTAGGGTTTTAAATCGATCTCTTCTTCCATAAGAACACGCTCACTTCATCTAGTACATGGTAATCCGCATAGCGATTATATCCGAATACCGACAGTACGTCAATGTATATTATTGCTATCGCTACGGTTCTCTGGACTTCTACAACTGACGGACAATCGTCACTATTGCAATCATATCAAATGCGGCAAATAGTCCGATGAGTATGTAGCACGTCAGTGGCCGCCATCGCTCGGGCCAGAGATGTTGCCAACCGACCAGAAGGAGCCACATCGTCGGCAACAGTGCCCAATACAAGTAACGACCACGCGGGATGTAGGTGTTGCCGGTTTCTGGTAGCGGATGGAGACGACCGAACAACGCGAGCCATGCGATACCCACTGCCAGCAGACAAAGCCAGATCCAACGTTGTTGATCAAGGGTGAGCGTTGTTGACCAACTGCGAATACCGCGGAACAGGCCGAGGATTGCGGCAATACTTACACCGACCACGAGCCAGTCGCCCACCGGAGGTAAAACGGCAACGTGTCCCCATGCCAACCGCATCCAAAAGTGGCTATGCGCTACCTCGAGCGTGCGCAGGTACCACGGCCACGCGCGCTCCCAGTTGAGCCACGATTCTAGCCACGGAATGATCGGTACGCGCAAATAGTCGCGTTCAAGGGTGGCGAGCCACGGTTGTACCCGCAGCTCACCGCCGGTGAATGAAAAACTGCTCAATACCGCTAACGTGATGATCGCAAGGCCGCTCAAGCCATACCACCACCACCGAATTGGACGCCGATATGCCGTCCATACCAGCACTACTACCAGTGGGCCGATTAACGGTACCGCGGTACGTTTCGTCAGAATCGCGACGAGAGTACCGAGCACAGCCAAGGTAATACCGGTTGGCTGCCAACCGTTGCGCAAGAGAAGGGCAAAGCCTAAAAAAGCGACTGCCGCGGCCCAATTCATGAGCACATCACTGTTGAATGCACTCATCAAATCGACGAACGCCGGTGTCATAGCTACCAGTGCTGCCAGTACGATTGCCATATGTGGCTCGTCGGGAGCCATAATCCGTACCGTGCGCCAAACGGCGAGGACGGTCAACATCATCAACCCCGCACTGACGAGTCGTCCGGCATATAGTTGCAGTTCAACCGGCAGATAGCGCAGCGGGCCGAGGATACCGGCCATAAGTACATAATAAAGTGGTGGATGGTGACGTTGATCGGTCGGGATAGCTGGTGGCCGTGGGCTGAGCAGGTCGGGTCGCACATCCGGCGGCCAAAAATGATGGCGATACATCGAATCGGCCACTTCACGGGCAATCGCGACATTGTCTGGTGCTGCGATCCCTCCACGAACAATGTAGGCTGCGTAGAGAAAGTGGCCCGGTTCGTCGTAGTGCTGCCACGGCGGTACGAGAAAGACGTACACGAGCGAGTGTATCAGAACGATCGGTGCGAGCCAGCGGATAATTCGCCATTCAGCAACATATTGGGCGAACAAATGCCGCCACTGAAGGGCGAAGGCTGAAAATGCCGGCTTCATTGCCTCAATACGCGCCATGCCCTTGCCACACTACTACCAGCGTCTTGGCTAAGATGCGCAGATCAAGCCAGAACGAGTAGTTCTGAATGTAATACAGATCATCTTCGGTATGCAAGTGCATCGGTTTCTCACTCCGCCCATTCACTTGCCACCAGCCCGTCATACCGGGTGGGACACGAAAGCGCTGCCATTGCCACGGCTCATACTCAGCAGCGATGTATGGCATTTCGGGGCGTGGCCCGACCAGGCTCATTTCCCCGCGCAGGACGTTAAACAACTGCGGTAATTCATCGAGCGAGGTACGGCGTAGCTTCCGGCCCACGCGAGTTACCCGTGGATCGTCTTTCAGCTTGTGGATCAATTTACCGGTCGTCGGATCACGTTTCGCGACCGCTTGCCAACGCTGTTCAGCGTCCACGTACATACTGCGAAATTTGAACATCGTGAAACGACGACCATGCTCACCAATTCGCTCTTGTTTAAACAGTACCGGACCGGGTGATTCGAGCTTGATCAAGAGCGCAATCACCAGCATCAGTGGTGCGAGGAGGACAATCAGCCCAAAACTCACGACAATATCAAACAGTCGTTTCACAATGCGCTGCGAGGGAGTGAGGGCCGACTCACGAAGTGAGACGAGGGGGATCCCGCCGACGCTATCCACCGGTGTCCGGGCAAAGACCAAATCGAGCGCAGTCGGAACTGTATGGAGCATCACCGGTTCGCGCAACAGCAGGAGGGATAACTCGGCAACGCGGTCGTACTGCGCCGGTGGCAACGCAAAAATGACTTCATCAATCCGGTGGCGCTGCACGATCGTCACAAGATCGCTCAACTCACCCAGGCGGGGCAGGGTACTCGGCGCTTCCCACTCATCAGAGGCATACCCCACGATCTGCACCCCCGTCCACGGGCGGCGACCAAACTCCTCGGCCAACCGGGCAGCCGCATTCGCCTGACCGACCACAAGTACGCGCCGCCTGCTGCGGGTTTGTCGCCGGCGAGCCAAAGTACGAAAACTCAAATGAATGACGCTCACTATGACGAGATCGAGCATGACAAAGCGAAGGAAGCTGCCACGCTCAAAGAGATTGCCATTGATCAAGTAGAGCAAGCCGGCAAAGGAGGTTGCTGCCAGTAGTACGGCTAGCAACAGTCGGGTAAATGCTTCGAGGATAGTACGTTCAAAGACAGCCTGCTGTGGAGCCAGCACGATAAAGACGATTGACCAGATTACTACCGCTCCGGCATACAATGACCATTGGCGGAGCATCGTCGCAGGATCAACTCCTGCGATCAGCATGAGGCAGAGCAGCGTCGCGATGAGATCCCATCCAAGGACACTCCTGATCACTCGCGAGCGCAGGCGTTCGAGCATGCTAGCTCCTTACGTGAAAGCGCCTGTACCGGCGAAATAGCCGCGCTTTCACACCATGCCAACACTACTACACCCATAACGTAGTGTGTGCCGCGAGATAGTATAGCATACCGGATAGTAGGATACAAGCGATACAACCGTTCTATTTCTGTGCTTCGACATACAGCGATCCGGGTTTATACTGACGACCATCGGCGTCGACATCTAAGCCGTACTGTTCCCAGTTGGGGATGTTGCTCGTGTTGTAGGAAAGAATCGTAATATGATGAAACCCCGTTCGTTCAAGTAAGACGGGTAAATTGATTCGGTCATACATCCATTGATGGGTTTCGCCTCTCCGTCGCGCATCACCCAAAACAAGCTGTTCGATAAATCGACGCAATGGTTTCTTATATTTTGTTGAAAAGGCTGCTTTCCGCACCGATTGCTCAATAATGGCAGCCACATATTCATCATGACGATACCGTTCGTGGCTCGATTGTTCTGACAGCGAGATATGCAACAGTATAGTCGCGACAGAGCTGTTCGAAATCGGGTACAACAATGCGCTGAATGCCATGTGGACGCAGAACGCGCCTGACTTCGTGCATAAATTTCTCGGCGATCTCACGGTCGAGATGTTCTAGCACGTGGGAATGATACACGATATCGATGGAGTTATCAGGAAATGGAATACCTTTTGCGAGATTATGTGCCCGAATGTTGGACGGCAGCGCACGAAACCGTGCATATCGCTCGGCGTCAAGCAAGAGTGGTGCCAGCAGCCGACCAAGCCGCGATTGCTTGAGCCGTGCATACATTGACCAATCAATATTGACCACGTCCGGGTGCGCACTGACTTTATCCGAGATTGAGGATTCGCATACGTTGCTCCTGATCAGGCGGTGATAGAACACAGCAAAAATGTAGGAATAGTGACAGCAAGTAGTAGTTGATATTATGGCTGTCGAGCAGCGCGTGTTCCTATTCTGCAACGATACGATAAACCGCCAACTAATAATATGGTATCCACTCGCTTGGTAAAGCAAATACCATGATCATCATTTATTTGATGAAATGTTACTTTCATACTCCAATTTCTCGGATGATATCTAGCATTCTCCTTGCTTGTTGTTCCCGTGAAAACTGAAGTATTTCCGGTGCGAGATTTGCGATATTTATTGATTTGTTTCCTGTATCTCTTTTGTGTCGTTTTTCATGAAGCAGATGGATCAAATCCGATGCCAGTGCTTTTACATCCGTTTGATAGTTTCTTCCTCGTTTACACTCTTCTACGAGTGCTCCGGCACTTGATTGAGCATCTCCACCTACAACGAGGATGGGTGGTCCGGCAACGAGATATTCAAAAACTTTACCGGTCAATATACCCTCCGCTTTCATATCCAAAAGTAATAATGCATCTGCATCCCGTTGCATGCGTAACGAATCAGGTCTTGCAACTAACCCTCTGAATTCAACGTATTGTTTGACATTCTCCTGTTTAATAGTGAGATCAAGAAAGGGAAAGTAATATCCAGCAACGATAACTTTCAGGGGATTATTGACCAAGATGTTCTGATCTTCAAGCTGTTTGATAGCACGGAATAATGGACGAGGATCTCGCTTTTCATAGATCGAACCTGTATACACAATACGGAAAATTCCATCTTCAGGAAATATTGGCTGAGTTGGAAGTGATAAGTAGTCGTCAGGATCAAACCCGTTATAGATAACGTGTACCGGTTTAGTTGTACTTTCTCTGAGTATACGAGCTAAGGGTGGCGATACAGTAGTAATAATATCGCATGTTCGATGAAATGTGTTTTCAATATTTCTTTCTATTTGTCGAAGTATGGGAAGGCCATCAGCTATGGGATTATCCGTCCATAAATCACGCCAATCTACTATCCATCGTCGCACTAGACCTCGTTTCTTGAGGAAGAAACCAATAATATGAACGCTGTATGGTCCACCAGTTGTAACGACCACATCCCATTGCACTGTTTTAAGGAAGGACACAACTTTCAGCGCCCAGAGATCGTGTATATCGGGCATCCGCGAACCATTAAATGCCCCTGCCTTCATCCTCAATCTTTGGACGACGCTAGTATGTTTTAGTTTTTGGAATATCCCGGCATATTTTGGATTATGAACGTATTGCCGGCCAATGTCGGTAAAAAATGGAACCGGCACTTCTACAACCTGATAATTTCCCCTTGGCAAGTTAATTGTGGAGTATCGTGGTTCTTTTGGTGTAGTGAGAACGGTTACCTCACATCCTAGCTGAGACCAATATTTTGCCCACGAGTAGGTTCTCAGCGAAGAGATCATGTTTAGAGGTGGAAAAAACGCGGTTACTATGAGTATTTTTAGTTTCATGTTTATTTCCTTGAAAAAATCTTAGCCTATTATACGAAATAGCTATATATTGAGGTAATGTATGTTGGACACAACTTTTATCTAAAAGACAACCTTCAAATACATCGATTCGTCAAAGTTTGAACGATTTTTGCTGCTGCCGTGCCATCACCAAACCAAGCAGTACGTGCTTCTGGCACCCATCGATCATCAGTGATTGCTGCTATGATGCGGTCGGTATCTGCATCGGTCAAACGATTCCATCCTGAATCCACGGTCTCAATCCATTCTGTTTTCGGTTGTAGTGTAACAAGACACCACGAAAAAGTTTTTGGGCTCCTCCCGAATTGGTGAGGATTGAACAGGCATGTTGTTTGAGCATAAGCATGTCAATGTAACTGGAACTTTCACATACGTTCACATTTGCAGCATATTGAAGCCTTTTCAATTATACCAAATTTCCCGAGAAACGCAAGGGTATGCGGATGTACAGAGAAGATGACAGTTTCACGACATGCGATCAAGGCATCGATAATTTGTCTGGGTGTCAAGTCAGTTGGTCAAGGATACGCGATCGTTGTTGCGCTAATGAGCCAAATGTGATGATTGCGTCATACATGGTATCGCCAACCAGATACACATGGTGAATAATCCCTTCTCAGGCAAGATTGTCAACAGCCGTTTGAGTTGGACAGAACAGCAGGTCTGCGCAGTGATCGGTTAGCACTCGATTGTGCTCTTCCGGCATAGTCCGATTGAATGAGCGTAATCCAGCTTCGATGTGAGCAACTGGGATCTGAAGTTTAGTTGCTGCAATAGCTCCGGCGAGGGTTGAGTTCGTATCACCATACACTAGAACCAGATCTGGTCGTTGGTTTAGTAAAACCTCTTCGATGCGAATCAGCATCGTGCCGGTTTGTCGACCGTGCGATCCGGAGCCAACCGCTAGATTGATATCTGGTGGACGTAGGCCGAGTTCATCAAAAAAGATTTGTGACATCTCGTAGTTGTAGTGTTGACCGGTATGTACCAGGAACTCTGAGACCCCGACATCCGCTAGAACCTTGCTGACCGGTGCCGCTTTGATAAACTGTGGTCGCGCGCCAACGATGGTAACGATGTTCATAAACTACCCTGTGGGAGTGATGCTGTCACGGTATGATATACTGGTTACCCGATGCCATACTCGTAGCCATGCTTCAAGACTGATCCAACGCCAGATTAGGCGGGTATCACCGCCGTACTCCATCCATTGAGCAATACGGTTCTGAACTACTGACAAGTCAAGGTAGGATCGACTGTATGCTGTTCGATCAAATAAATCCGACCGCTTATCAAGCAGATGGCGCTGCCACGTCGTTTCAGGTGTCTCAAAGCCTACCTTGTCGCGACGCCATGCAATCGAACTCGGGACAATACCAGTCATAGCTTGTCGGTGTAGCCATTTCGTCCAGCCGTCGTAGAGACGGAGATGGGGTGAATATTGCAAGACAAACTCAACTAGACGGTGGTCAAGAAATGGAACTCTCGCTTCAATACTAAAAGCCATCGAGTTGCGATCTTCATACCGAAGAAGGTTTGGTAAACTGTTCTCGACGAGTGCATTTCGTAACAGATCATCTAAATTTGAATGATATTGGACTGGGGAGTCTTCATGTCTAGACGTAGCGATAAAATCTTTGGCTAATGCTTGCTTGGCTTTAGTTTGGCGGAATTTTTGCAGAGCGTGGTACGTGTGAGGCGAAGTGTGTGCAATAATTGACTTTATCAACTGTTTCGCAAGTGCTCGCAGTGGTTCGTTACCACGAACATACGTCAGTGTTAGCTCTCTGACAAATCGGTGCGGATGTTTTGATCTGAACACATCTGCGAGATGATACAAGTATGGACGATATCCTCCTAATAACTCATCGGCGCCTTGACCATCCAGGATGACTTTCACGCCGTGCTCGTGGGCTAAGCTCATGACACACCATTGAGCGAAAATACTAGTGGACTGAAAAGGCTCATCTTGATGCCATACCAATTGCTCAAGATCGTTCACAAGGCGTTCAGCGGTAGGTATCACCATGTGCCCTTCAGCTGAGACTGCTTGCAACACAGACTCGATGTATTTTCGTTCGTTATAGCGGCCATCACTCTCGTATACTGCACTAAAGGTCTTCTGTCGAGCGCCGATCTGGGTAGCATCTAAACCGTGTTGGTGCAATAAACGATTGATCACGCAAACGATGGATGAAGAGTCGACTCCACCACTTAAGCATGAACCTACTGCTACGTCGGCATGCAATTGCCGACGAACGGAATCGATGAAGAGGTCACGGTATACAGGTATCAGCGACGCAGACTGCTCTGGTCTTGGATCGGCGAGTGACGGGGGAAGATCGTAATAACGATGAGGGGTAATAGTAGAGTCACTGCTAATTGACAGGTAACAACCGGGAGGCAGTGACTTAACGCCCTGAAAAAACGTTTCCCCTTGCTGCGTACTTGGTAGCCTATCGTAGACTAAGAAGTGATAGATAGTCCGATGATGAGGAACAAATGGAACACCGTGTTTACCTACTAGTGCTTTAATCTCAGAGGCAAAGGCGAACGTGTCACCAGCTACTACATAATAAAGAGGCTTAATCCCAAACCGATCACGAGCAATAAACAGACGACGGCGTAGACCATCCCAGATTGCAAATCCCTACATTCCGTTCAATCGCTCAAGGCATGCCTCACCCCATTGCACATACGTATGCAATAGAACTTCGGTGTCAGTATTGCTTTTGAAAGTATGTCCGAGTAATTGTAATTCGCTGCGTAATTCTCGATAGTTGTAAATCTCGCCGTTAAAAACGATCCAATAATAACCATCATGCGTTCCCATCGGTTGATGTCCGGATGGTGAAAGATCAAGTATGGCCAAACGACGAAAGCCAAAGGCGAGACTGTAGCTATCTAAATACAGTGTACGTAGTATCTCATCATCTGTCAGTGGTACAACTGTTGCCCGTACAGGATCGATCAGTAAGTAACCCTCATCGTCCGGCCCACGATGAATTAAGCAATGGGTAGCGATCCGGAGTTGAGTTACATCGACGGCTCGTTGATTTCGATGCCAAATCCCATAGATACCGCACATGGGCTTTTATCTCTAGTTACAGATCGGTTCTAAATGTTGTACCATGTATCCATACCATTTACTCGGTTTATTACTATCTATTCCCCTAGGATTGCAATACTTGACCTATGACCTGTACAACTCTGTGTATCATTCTATCAGTCATTTCTGGATAAATTGGTAACGCGATAGTTTTGGATGCTGCACACTCACTAGCTGGTAAATCACCGCGTTGATACCCCAAGTAAGCAAAGCAATCTTGCAAATGTAACGGAACCGGATAGTACACTTCATGTCCGATCGCCTGTGCTTTCAGCGCTCTCATCACATCGTCCCGAAGAGTGACACGAATGACAAACTGATTGTAGATAAAACGTCGATTAGGTGCAGCAAAGGGCAGGACAATCTTGTTGGTAGGAAGAGCACATGAGCATTCTTTGCAGGTATGGCATTGATCGAGCAGGCATGATGGTTCAGTTGCCACGAGATCAGCATCGGTGAATAATTGTCGATATAGTGATGCATTGCGCTGTCGTGCTGTCGTCCACTCATCGAGGTGAGTGAGTTTCACCCGCAACACCGCAGCCTGTAACGCATCGAGCCGGAAATTACCACCAATTTCTTTGTGATAATATTTTGGCCGTGCCCCATGGCCGCGCAAGAGTTTGATCCGGTCGGCAAGTTCGGGATCATTGGTGACGACCATACCACCATCACCAATACCGCCGAGATTTTTAGATGGGAAGAAGCTAAAGCATCCTAGATGCCCAATCGAACCGGCACGACGTCCTTTGTATTCAGCGCCGATTGATTGGGCAGCATCCTCAATCACATATAAGCGATAGCGTTCGGCCAGCGCCATGATCGGATCCATGTCAGCAATCTGTCCGAACAGGCGTACCGGTATAATAGCTCTGGTACGCGGACTAATCGCAGCTTCGATCTGGTTTGGATCAATGTTGTACGTTTTTGGATCAATATCAACAAAAACCGGTTTTCCACCTAGCCGTGCAATCGAACCGGCAGTAGCAAAGAATGTATAGGGTGTGGTGATCACCTCATCACCCGGCTTAAGATTGATGGCCATTAAGCTAACCAAGAGAGCATCGGTACCTGATGAGACACCAATACCATAACGACATTGTGAGTAAGTTGCCACTTCAGCTTCGAGTGCCTCCACTTCAGATCCGAGGATAAACTGTTGTTACTCAAGTACACGTTCAATGGCCGCTTGAATTCCAGCACGTAAGCTTGCATATTGTGCCTTCAGATCGAGCAGCGGTATTGGTGAATATATGCTAAAGGTCGTCGTTTTAGTAGTCATAACCTTATTCCCTTTATATCAACGGTCGCTCTTCTGGCCAGTCAAGACAGCGGACAACACCGGGATCTATCTCGCGGTAACGCCACTTGCTCTTCGGACAGTACATAATACCATCAGCATCTGGTGGAGTCAATCGATAGCCGTGACGACTCATCCAGCCTTTCTGCACAGCCGGTACACCAACCATCAGGGCGTAGTCAGGTACGTCCGTCCGTACCACGGCACCGGCGGCAATGAAGGCATACTGCCCAATTGTTACACCACATACAATAGTTGCATTGGCTCCGATAGTTGCACCACGGCGCACAAGGGTACGCTGATACTGGTTGTGCCGTACAATTTGTGCTCGCGGATTGATTACGTTCGTAAACACGCATGATGGCCCACAGAAGACATCATCTTCTAACGCGACGCCGGCATAAAGAGAGACGTTGTTTTGTATCTTGACATTATTACCGATGATGACACCACTTGCTATAAAGACGTTTTGACCAAGATTGCAATTATTACCGATGCGAGCATGTGGCATGATGTGGCAAAAATGCCAAATCTTAGTTCCTGATCCGATGATGCAAGGTTCATCGACATATGCACTTGGATGAACATAGAACATGGATGCTGTCATCGCTACGTTCCTTTACGGTCTAGTGATAATTTTCGAGAGCGGGGTCCATAGGTAAATGTACGGGTTGACCGTTTGTTATTAACGATCGCTGAGCAGCTTGTAATACGCGTAACACCCGTAAACCACTTTGACCGTCAGTGATCGGTGGATTACGGGTCGTGATCGCAGCCAAAAAAGCTTCACATTCCAGACGTAGTGGTTCATCCTGCGGATATGGTACTTCTATACCATCGCCGTGAATCGGGATAGGTTGACCTTCTTGCCATTCCACACGTTTATCATAAAGCGTGAGACGTTTGTGTACATCGTCGAAACTGGCCATTTTACGCGAGCCGATTACAACTAATCGTTGTTCTTTAAAAGGGTGCAACCACGAGACATAGATGTGAGCGCGTACTCCGTTATCAAATAGGAGGTGAGTCACTGTTACATCAGCAATATTCGGTTGTACGTATGCCCCACCGCAAGCAATAACTTCAAACGGCATACTGCCAAGAAGGCGCAGGATAACCGCGATGTCATGTGGAGCAAAGCTCCAGAGAATGTTTTCTTCTCGCCGTACTTTACCGAGACTTAGGCGGTTAGAGTAAATATACTGCAATTTACCCAATTCACCATGCTCAATTAAGTTGTGCAGTTGCATAATACCGGGATGATATTCCAACACGTGGCCGACCATCAGAATACGGTTCATATCGACTGCAAGCCGGACTAGTTCTGCACCCTGCTCGAAAGTTAACGCGAGTGGCTTTTCTACCAATACATCTTTGCCGGCCAGTAATGCTTGCCTTGCCAACGCGAAATGTGTTTCGGCAGGGGTGGCAATCACTACTCCACGTATCTCTGGATTAGCAAGAATGGGAGTGATATCGGCAACGATGCGACAGTTAGGTGCAATACTGGCTGCCGTTGCCCGACCTGAATCCGTAGTATCGCATACCGAGTGAAGCGCGTTAAGGTGGTAGAAATTACGTACAAGGTTCTTACCCCAATAACCACAGCCAAACACTGCGATCTGTTTTGTCTGGTCCAGGTTGCAGAGTTTATTACTCATCGGTGTCCTTATAATCTGAAATGACGATCTGGTGAATTACTGCAAGCTCGAGCGGATCGTTGAGCAATCGTGGAAAGAAACTGACGACGGGTATGATATACGGACTGGGAATTATGGTGGTAAAAGCAGACACAGCATAGTATAAGAATCGCAGCTACGACCAACAAGAGTCTATCATGGGTGTGGTAAAAATGCAAGCTGGTGAGGAAGAGTCATAATGTTGGTAATGGCATCATCGATGTGATCAATCGCACGTGCCCGGCGTTTAAACATCCCTCCACCGACATAAAGAATCGTCAATCTACTATGAGTGAGAAATGTTTCTTGAAAGATTTTCATTCGCTTAAAGAAGCGTAAAATTGGTCGATAAATGCCATGGATGTTCATGATTAGACTCTCTTTCTATCCATATCTTAGTGGTTTAGGTGCATATCCCATAGGGTCAAAGCGCTGTAATTTCGCTAATTGGGCGAATAATAGACTCACGTAGAGTGGATTGAGTAATAGATACCTTCGCCACAGCCGACGTGGTTCTTGCCATAGACGAAACGCCCATTCTAGACCAAGCCGCTGGAGTGTTGGGGGGGCTTGAGGCAGGAGGCCGGCATGGAAA includes the following:
- a CDS encoding Gfo/Idh/MocA family protein, giving the protein MSNKLCNLDQTKQIAVFGCGYWGKNLVRNFYHLNALHSVCDTTDSGRATAASIAPNCRIVADITPILANPEIRGVVIATPAETHFALARQALLAGKDVLVEKPLALTFEQGAELVRLAVDMNRILMVGHVLEYHPGIMQLHNLIEHGELGKLQYIYSNRLSLGKVRREENILWSFAPHDIAVILRLLGSMPFEVIACGGAYVQPNIADVTVTHLLFDNGVRAHIYVSWLHPFKEQRLVVIGSRKMASFDDVHKRLTLYDKRVEWQEGQPIPIHGDGIEVPYPQDEPLRLECEAFLAAITTRNPPITDGQSGLRVLRVLQAAQRSLITNGQPVHLPMDPALENYH
- a CDS encoding acyltransferase gives rise to the protein MTASMFYVHPSAYVDEPCIIGSGTKIWHFCHIMPHARIGNNCNLGQNVFIASGVIIGNNVKIQNNVSLYAGVALEDDVFCGPSCVFTNVINPRAQIVRHNQYQRTLVRRGATIGANATIVCGVTIGQYAFIAAGAVVRTDVPDYALMVGVPAVQKGWMSRHGYRLTPPDADGIMYCPKSKWRYREIDPGVVRCLDWPEERPLI